One Picrophilus oshimae DSM 9789 genomic region harbors:
- a CDS encoding aminotransferase class I/II-fold pyridoxal phosphate-dependent enzyme, whose protein sequence is MIETDINDIYGRPLVFPIYQTGSYEIPGGEKFRYSREYNPTVENLNNVIKRLEHGDLANSFSSGMGAITTTLLSILRPGDEAVTHIDTFARSYHFFSEFLRSFGIKTRISRPGTENILEEINKRTKLVFIETLSNPVLRVYDIDEISKACSENGALLICDSTFATPYNLKTLDHGADVVIHSASKFLSGHNDVIAGVAAGSYDLIKRIDDTRRSLGTSMDPNTAFLVERGIKTLDLRMEKINENAMKIARFLNESPRVSDVIYPGLESHPDHGIASRLLRGYSGVILFKLKKDFNDFIDKLSNIKAANTLGGLNTIVSNPYTMSHRSLNNDELKILGIDKDYVRLSAGIENPENIIEELNTAIS, encoded by the coding sequence ATGATTGAAACAGATATTAATGATATTTATGGAAGGCCCCTGGTATTTCCAATATACCAGACTGGATCTTATGAGATTCCAGGCGGTGAAAAATTTAGATACTCAAGGGAGTACAACCCAACGGTTGAGAATTTAAATAATGTAATAAAAAGACTTGAACATGGTGATCTTGCAAATTCCTTCTCTTCAGGCATGGGCGCAATAACAACAACGCTTTTATCAATCTTAAGGCCTGGTGATGAGGCCGTGACGCATATAGATACGTTTGCAAGGAGCTATCATTTCTTCTCTGAATTCTTGAGATCCTTTGGAATAAAAACAAGAATATCAAGACCTGGAACTGAAAATATACTTGAGGAGATAAACAAGAGAACAAAGCTTGTTTTCATAGAAACGCTGAGCAATCCAGTACTAAGGGTATATGATATAGACGAGATCTCAAAGGCATGTTCAGAGAACGGTGCACTGCTAATATGCGATTCCACCTTCGCAACGCCCTATAATTTAAAAACGCTTGATCACGGTGCAGATGTTGTTATACACAGTGCATCAAAATTTTTATCTGGTCATAATGACGTAATCGCAGGTGTTGCTGCGGGATCATATGATTTAATAAAAAGGATAGATGATACCAGGCGCAGTCTTGGAACATCAATGGATCCAAATACAGCGTTCCTTGTGGAGCGCGGTATTAAAACACTGGATTTAAGAATGGAGAAAATTAATGAAAACGCAATGAAGATAGCAAGGTTTCTAAATGAATCTCCCAGGGTATCGGATGTAATATATCCAGGGCTTGAAAGCCACCCGGATCATGGAATAGCATCAAGATTGCTGAGAGGTTACTCCGGCGTTATTTTATTTAAATTAAAAAAGGATTTTAATGATTTTATAGATAAATTATCAAATATAAAGGCTGCGAACACCCTTGGTGGTTTAAATACAATTGTTTCAAATCCATATACGATGTCACACAGATCACTGAACAATGATGAGCTAAAGATTCTTGGTATAGATAAGGATTATGTAAGGTTATCTGCCGGTATAGAAAATCCAGAAAATATAATAGAGGAACTAAACACGGCCATATCATAG
- a CDS encoding mevalonate 3,5-bisphosphate decarboxylase: MNDLNVYGEKIRNMLLELGIYNKSGDYSPDIKYNKTFHANGYPITGLYKFLGYYDKDNNIANFPSISFTTNFSSCDVTCKVLRSGNDKIIFNGKNNEKYYKRAEKALSFLRKKYRIDAAFEFNIRINRRYRDAKGLGESAAVASATARAVAAAVFGMDAAKDRGFVSYLARHVSGSGTRSAAGNLSMWLSYPGIDDLSSIGFEIRKDDLFHFYAIPMRSRIETLNAHDYASSSIFYNAWVKSKFFDIIDIIENKFNTRMMLEYSMKDMYRLQALLISSGYIIYEKHYLDIIRKLRSSLNNYKNVYFTSDTGTSIVVMSTSMNELSRFVNDLDLDGISGNFPEKIIIEEL, translated from the coding sequence TTGAATGATCTTAATGTTTATGGTGAAAAAATAAGAAATATGCTTCTTGAACTCGGCATTTATAATAAATCAGGTGATTATTCACCTGATATTAAATACAATAAAACGTTCCACGCAAATGGATACCCAATAACAGGTCTTTATAAATTCCTTGGATACTATGATAAAGACAATAACATAGCCAACTTTCCATCGATATCGTTCACAACGAACTTTTCATCATGTGATGTTACCTGCAAGGTACTGAGATCTGGTAATGATAAGATTATATTCAACGGGAAAAACAATGAAAAGTATTACAAAAGGGCTGAAAAGGCCCTGTCATTTCTCAGGAAAAAATATAGAATAGATGCAGCATTTGAGTTTAACATCAGGATAAATAGAAGATACAGGGATGCCAAAGGCCTTGGAGAATCGGCAGCCGTGGCATCGGCAACCGCCAGGGCCGTTGCCGCAGCAGTCTTTGGCATGGATGCTGCAAAAGACAGGGGTTTTGTATCATACCTGGCCAGGCATGTCTCTGGCTCCGGTACCAGATCTGCGGCAGGAAACCTTTCAATGTGGCTTTCATATCCTGGAATAGACGATTTATCTTCAATTGGCTTCGAAATAAGAAAAGACGATTTATTCCATTTCTATGCCATACCAATGAGATCAAGAATAGAGACATTAAATGCACATGATTATGCATCCTCATCAATTTTTTATAATGCATGGGTCAAATCAAAATTTTTTGATATAATAGACATCATTGAAAACAAATTCAATACAAGGATGATGCTTGAATACTCCATGAAGGATATGTACAGGCTGCAGGCGCTTTTAATATCCTCTGGATATATTATATATGAAAAGCATTATTTAGACATTATAAGAAAATTAAGATCATCATTAAATAACTACAAAAACGTTTATTTCACATCTGATACAGGAACAAGCATTGTTGTTATGTCAACATCAATGAATGAGCTTTCAAGGTTCGTTAACGATCTTGATCTTGATGGTATAAGCGGCAATTTTCCAGAGAAGATCATTATAGAGGAACTATGA
- a CDS encoding DNA-directed DNA polymerase II small subunit — protein sequence MELFQDRESILKYFQDHGILVSPGALNIILERSMGELIPKMLSDDVISSGYLSESEVLRLIRSPKVEKNDFEVYVPDIRAHSSVEDFREMFVDRYEKIRKMIIQSSEMRGTLTIKSAKVSQGKVKIVGIVSDISTTKNGHKKLLVEDLDDHMDVFLLKSKGLSNELILEDEVIGIIGSISRTGGDTVMFADEIIRPDIPRKMIYEDKKEPVYIASISDIHVGSRTFRKNDFQKLISWIKSSRNEAQYLKYLILSGDVVDGIGVYPGQENDIEILNPFEQYEKLAEYLNELPDDIDIFLTPGNHDNVRLAEPQPVFSKKISDFFNKNVHLIPNPFNIEINGKNVLIYHGMSLNDMIELVPGANYASVGSAIEELLKRRHLAPVYGGKTPIIPSKIDYHVIEKIPDIFITGHIHSHSLGNYHGVRYVNSSTWQSQTEYQKMMNFSPNPSIATLFDLNSNNVIKMDFKD from the coding sequence ATGGAACTTTTCCAGGACAGGGAATCAATACTAAAATACTTCCAGGATCATGGAATACTTGTATCGCCTGGTGCACTTAATATAATACTTGAAAGAAGCATGGGTGAATTAATACCAAAAATGCTCTCTGATGATGTTATAAGTTCTGGATATCTAAGCGAATCCGAGGTTCTAAGGCTTATTAGATCACCAAAGGTTGAAAAAAACGATTTTGAAGTCTATGTACCGGATATAAGGGCTCACAGTTCCGTGGAAGACTTCAGGGAGATGTTCGTTGACAGATATGAAAAGATAAGAAAGATGATAATACAATCATCGGAGATGCGTGGTACATTAACAATAAAAAGTGCAAAGGTTTCACAGGGGAAGGTAAAGATCGTTGGTATCGTTTCAGATATAAGCACAACAAAGAACGGTCATAAAAAACTTCTTGTCGAGGATCTTGACGATCATATGGATGTCTTTTTATTAAAAAGCAAGGGCCTTTCAAATGAATTAATACTCGAGGATGAGGTGATAGGTATTATAGGATCCATCAGCAGAACCGGCGGGGACACGGTAATGTTTGCTGATGAGATAATAAGGCCCGATATACCAAGAAAGATGATCTATGAGGATAAAAAAGAACCAGTATACATTGCATCCATATCTGATATACACGTTGGCAGCAGGACATTCAGAAAAAATGATTTTCAAAAATTAATATCATGGATAAAATCATCAAGAAATGAAGCACAGTATCTAAAATATCTAATACTAAGCGGCGATGTTGTCGATGGAATTGGTGTTTATCCAGGCCAGGAAAACGACATAGAGATATTAAATCCATTTGAACAGTACGAAAAACTGGCAGAGTATTTAAACGAACTGCCAGATGATATAGATATCTTCTTAACACCGGGAAACCATGACAATGTAAGACTTGCAGAGCCGCAGCCTGTTTTTTCAAAGAAGATCTCTGATTTTTTTAATAAAAATGTTCATCTGATACCAAATCCATTTAACATTGAAATAAATGGAAAGAATGTATTAATATATCATGGCATGTCATTAAATGATATGATCGAGCTCGTTCCAGGGGCAAATTATGCAAGTGTCGGCTCAGCAATAGAGGAATTACTTAAGAGGAGGCATCTTGCACCTGTTTACGGTGGAAAAACACCAATAATACCATCAAAGATTGATTACCATGTTATAGAAAAGATACCAGATATCTTTATAACAGGCCATATACATTCGCATTCGCTTGGCAACTATCATGGAGTTAGATACGTTAATTCATCAACGTGGCAGTCACAGACAGAGTACCAGAAGATGATGAACTTTTCACCAAATCCCTCAATAGCAACATTGTTTGATTTGAATTCAAACAACGTTATTAAAATGGATTTCAAGGATTAA
- a CDS encoding superoxide dismutase: MAETWEVKEKLKPRGLDGISDQQIDYHFDFHYKGYVTKLNEIWSKLPDVDLSKANQNYSDLREMKLEETFNYDGSMLHEYYFESLTKDHTEIPASVKEQIEKDFGSYEKFVALFKATGTAFRGWAHLIFDLNYGKLRIVGADIHSAGAIWNAIMILPLDVYEHAYYTDYGAKRAPYLDAFMKNVNWKVVEKRLEKAKKLYEVFKE; this comes from the coding sequence ATGGCAGAGACATGGGAAGTAAAGGAAAAACTAAAACCGAGGGGACTTGACGGCATATCCGACCAGCAAATAGACTACCATTTTGATTTCCATTATAAGGGCTATGTGACAAAGCTCAACGAGATCTGGTCAAAGCTGCCGGATGTTGATTTAAGCAAGGCAAACCAGAACTACAGCGATCTAAGGGAGATGAAGCTTGAGGAAACATTCAACTATGATGGCTCAATGCTTCATGAGTATTACTTTGAGTCGCTAACAAAGGATCATACAGAGATACCGGCAAGTGTAAAGGAGCAGATAGAGAAGGACTTTGGCAGCTATGAAAAGTTCGTTGCACTTTTCAAGGCAACAGGTACGGCCTTCAGGGGCTGGGCACACCTGATATTCGATTTAAACTATGGAAAGCTGAGAATAGTGGGTGCAGACATACACAGTGCAGGTGCAATATGGAATGCAATAATGATATTGCCACTGGACGTCTATGAGCATGCATATTACACAGATTACGGTGCAAAGAGGGCACCATACCTTGACGCCTTCATGAAGAACGTAAACTGGAAGGTTGTTGAGAAGAGGCTTGAGAAGGCAAAGAAATTATACGAGGTTTTCAAGGAATAA
- a CDS encoding mevalonate-3-phosphate 5-kinase has product MIVFIGGIPGVGKTSLSAYIARKKNIDIVLSGDYLREFLRSYLNDEIMNVSVYDAWRFFGPMSNENVIKGYLYQARLMYNGYNKIISRALRNGESMVIESLYFDPGLFDNDLFNKIKVFYIYISDIEIHRSRLLSRTMYTHKNDPGERLAEQLPVYKIMEDYSIKKCGDYNVKKIDNINFDETMEMLGDLIE; this is encoded by the coding sequence ATGATAGTATTCATTGGTGGCATACCGGGTGTTGGTAAGACCAGTCTTTCGGCATATATTGCAAGGAAAAAAAATATAGACATTGTGCTTTCCGGTGATTATCTAAGGGAGTTTTTAAGATCATATTTAAATGATGAGATAATGAATGTAAGTGTTTATGATGCCTGGAGGTTCTTTGGCCCGATGTCCAATGAAAATGTAATCAAAGGATATCTTTATCAGGCACGTTTAATGTACAATGGTTATAATAAAATCATATCAAGGGCATTAAGAAACGGTGAATCAATGGTCATTGAATCATTATACTTTGATCCGGGCCTTTTTGATAATGATCTTTTTAATAAAATAAAGGTCTTCTATATTTATATATCGGATATTGAGATTCACAGAAGCCGTCTTTTAAGCAGAACCATGTATACACATAAAAACGATCCAGGTGAAAGGCTTGCAGAACAGCTGCCTGTTTACAAAATTATGGAAGATTACTCGATAAAAAAATGCGGCGATTACAATGTAAAAAAAATTGATAACATAAACTTTGATGAAACCATGGAAATGCTTGGTGATTTAATTGAATGA
- a CDS encoding N-glycosylase/DNA lyase, giving the protein MISSDYIKDKILEIENIQGNLIRSRISEFKRLKKSDKYTLFKELSFCILTANTSAELGLKCQAYINDGFYRLDYNDLREELIKVHYRFYNKRASYIIGARDIIDDLEYIVNMDDHFRAREILIERVKGIGYKEASHFLRNVGIFDFAILDKHIIKFMKNNYYIKYENNSSRRRYLENEIVFNELAKKFNMEPGVFDLYIWYIETGKILK; this is encoded by the coding sequence ATGATATCCAGCGATTACATTAAAGATAAAATACTTGAGATAGAAAACATTCAAGGAAATCTCATAAGATCAAGGATCTCAGAGTTTAAAAGGCTTAAAAAGAGCGATAAGTACACACTGTTTAAGGAGCTGTCATTCTGCATACTTACCGCAAATACATCTGCCGAGCTTGGATTAAAATGCCAGGCATACATTAATGATGGATTTTACAGGCTTGATTACAACGATTTAAGGGAAGAATTAATAAAAGTTCATTACCGGTTTTACAATAAAAGGGCATCCTATATTATCGGTGCAAGGGATATTATAGACGATCTTGAATATATAGTTAACATGGACGATCATTTTAGGGCCCGGGAGATATTAATAGAAAGGGTCAAGGGCATAGGCTACAAGGAGGCGTCACACTTCCTGAGAAATGTTGGCATCTTTGATTTTGCAATACTCGATAAGCATATAATTAAATTCATGAAGAACAATTATTATATAAAATATGAGAATAACAGCAGCAGAAGGAGATACCTGGAAAATGAGATTGTATTTAATGAGCTTGCAAAAAAATTTAATATGGAGCCCGGGGTTTTTGATCTTTACATATGGTACATTGAAACCGGAAAGATATTAAAGTGA
- a CDS encoding ABC transporter permease, with the protein MSFSQYLTSLKYQLLFYIRSRRFIGLLGIAIAISLIFTVLDIHFDYSLLKSGTDSSFLYGYLSSFIIFLTSIVAAFFGGDLISIDTGTQSAYYSMVQPVPRSIIVLGRYTAAVISTFIILLSYVLIGLGGSYYLYGSIPSKSYLVILILLLFSAAFVAFATFFSALFKTPLTGMIITILLVIIVFPIIQDVVSDFVGYAPYMFITFGGEIVYLVLLSKYSTKSVSTIHGIKMYSFLPSFYEGIIILALYLVIFTALAIILYKYKEVKG; encoded by the coding sequence ATGTCATTTTCACAGTATTTAACATCACTTAAATATCAGCTTCTCTTTTACATAAGATCCAGAAGATTTATTGGACTGCTTGGCATTGCAATAGCCATATCATTAATATTTACAGTACTTGATATACACTTTGATTATTCACTGTTAAAGTCAGGGACTGATTCATCATTTTTATATGGATACCTATCTTCTTTTATTATATTTTTAACATCAATAGTCGCCGCATTCTTTGGTGGTGATCTAATATCCATTGATACGGGAACGCAGTCAGCATACTATTCAATGGTTCAGCCCGTTCCAAGATCAATAATCGTTCTTGGCAGGTACACTGCAGCAGTTATATCAACTTTTATTATATTATTATCGTATGTTTTAATAGGTCTCGGCGGCTCATATTATTTATACGGATCAATTCCATCAAAATCATACCTTGTTATACTTATTCTTTTACTGTTTTCGGCAGCCTTTGTTGCCTTTGCAACCTTCTTCTCGGCCCTCTTTAAAACGCCGCTTACCGGAATGATAATAACGATACTCCTGGTAATCATAGTCTTCCCGATAATACAGGACGTTGTATCAGACTTTGTTGGCTATGCACCATACATGTTCATAACCTTTGGTGGCGAGATCGTTTACCTTGTCCTTTTATCAAAATATTCGACAAAGAGTGTTTCAACAATACATGGAATAAAAATGTACTCATTTTTACCATCATTTTATGAGGGGATAATTATACTTGCACTGTATCTGGTAATTTTTACAGCTCTTGCAATAATACTATATAAATATAAAGAGGTAAAGGGATGA
- a CDS encoding ABC transporter ATP-binding protein, with protein MNMNNISFNSVSKRFGNFQALKNISFSYDGNGAIGYLGPNGAGKTTSLKILVNLIRPDSGTVMINNINVTKEPVMALKKIGALIETPLPYPYLRVSESLSYVAELRGINKKDIENRIEYYSKKLALPDLNAKISGLSKGQRQRVVFASTLIVDPEILILDEPTSGLDPFERKLFRDVILELKKEKLVFMSSHLLSEVSETCDYVVFINNGSIKASGNIDEISSSFNIKKVIARFIENVDDMMIDKIKNAGYNVSSYDKNSVIIDFDGSDASRARILSDLVKIGNVIYYDVVGSQLEEAYISILQGNNK; from the coding sequence ATGAACATGAATAATATATCATTTAACAGCGTTTCAAAACGTTTTGGCAATTTCCAGGCATTAAAAAACATCTCATTTAGTTATGATGGCAATGGTGCAATAGGCTATCTTGGTCCAAACGGTGCCGGCAAAACGACAAGCCTTAAGATACTTGTAAATTTAATAAGGCCTGATAGCGGAACAGTAATGATAAATAATATAAATGTTACAAAGGAACCTGTGATGGCACTTAAAAAAATAGGTGCATTAATAGAAACGCCATTGCCATATCCGTATCTAAGGGTCAGTGAGTCTCTTAGCTATGTTGCCGAGCTACGCGGCATAAACAAAAAGGATATAGAAAACAGGATAGAATATTACTCAAAAAAACTTGCACTTCCTGATTTGAATGCAAAGATATCCGGTTTATCAAAGGGTCAGAGGCAGAGGGTTGTCTTTGCATCCACGCTGATAGTTGATCCTGAGATTTTGATCCTCGATGAACCAACCAGCGGTCTGGATCCATTCGAAAGGAAGCTATTCCGTGATGTTATTCTAGAATTAAAGAAGGAAAAGCTCGTGTTTATGAGCTCACATTTATTATCCGAGGTTTCAGAAACCTGCGATTATGTTGTTTTTATAAACAACGGTTCAATAAAAGCCTCAGGAAACATAGATGAAATATCATCGTCATTTAATATAAAGAAGGTCATTGCAAGATTTATTGAAAATGTTGATGATATGATGATTGATAAGATAAAAAACGCAGGTTACAATGTATCATCGTATGATAAAAACTCTGTTATAATAGATTTTGACGGCTCTGATGCATCCAGGGCAAGAATACTATCAGATCTTGTAAAAATAGGAAATGTAATATACTACGATGTTGTAGGATCGCAGCTTGAGGAGGCATACATCTCGATACTTCAGGGCAATAATAAATAG
- a CDS encoding homoserine kinase gives MIAISYSSSANLGPGYDILSMGHDAFYDEVEVLEDHSNEIKISGDGIPLDYKKNTAGLSASMILNDYGIKTGIKINIKKGIPAGLGLGSSGASAAAAVRAINKLFNLGMSHDEMVHYSMHGEIAACGSAHPDNVSSGIYGGITLVQSKNPVKIKKLKINLNFSILLVIPEFFMENKTMYARSLVPSKITMDEHIESTQRLSSLISGLITGDRDLVSYGMNDNIVERARIRMFPYYYDLKRRVIENNAISACISGAGPTVLILYDDKSDYNGILRSVDDVMRSYNIKYILKKSRIMEAYND, from the coding sequence ATGATTGCAATTAGCTACTCATCATCGGCGAATCTCGGGCCGGGATATGATATACTATCCATGGGGCATGACGCCTTTTACGATGAGGTTGAGGTTCTTGAGGATCATTCAAATGAGATAAAGATTTCCGGTGATGGAATACCGCTTGATTACAAAAAGAATACGGCCGGGCTAAGCGCCTCAATGATATTAAATGATTATGGAATAAAAACCGGTATTAAAATAAACATAAAAAAGGGCATACCTGCAGGTTTAGGCCTTGGCAGCAGTGGTGCGTCTGCAGCTGCCGCTGTAAGGGCAATAAACAAACTTTTTAACCTTGGCATGAGCCATGATGAGATGGTTCACTATTCAATGCACGGTGAAATAGCCGCATGCGGGTCGGCACACCCTGACAATGTTTCCTCTGGAATATACGGCGGGATCACACTTGTGCAGTCAAAGAACCCTGTAAAAATAAAAAAATTAAAGATAAATTTGAATTTTTCAATACTTTTGGTCATACCGGAGTTCTTCATGGAAAACAAAACAATGTATGCAAGATCCCTTGTTCCATCAAAAATAACGATGGATGAGCATATAGAATCAACACAGAGGCTATCATCATTGATCTCAGGATTGATCACCGGGGACAGGGATCTTGTATCATATGGAATGAATGATAACATCGTTGAAAGGGCAAGAATAAGAATGTTTCCCTACTATTATGATCTAAAAAGAAGGGTAATTGAAAACAATGCAATATCGGCATGCATCAGCGGTGCTGGACCAACCGTGCTTATACTTTATGATGACAAATCAGATTACAATGGCATTTTAAGATCGGTGGATGATGTTATGAGATCATATAATATAAAATATATTTTAAAAAAATCAAGGATTATGGAGGCATACAATGATTGA
- a CDS encoding NAD(P)/FAD-dependent oxidoreductase, with protein MYDAIIVGAGITGLSSAYHIKMRNPDARILVIDRYGTFSQGNTGRSAAGFRDFFSSRLNYILSASSISFYKHVQEDLKYDLGMIFNGYLFLLDKEYDKNDLLKYKHARIIEDDISDIFNMKNDNDLMNVASIKTAILSENAGIIEPDKLSSFYYKKLLEMNVDFMFRTEVKRLILSPRRPLDYAGEPFIWQDKYISGIETDHGIINGDTIILCSDVWTPLITDPLGIDSYIKPKKRQVFQISGPEIEKIIRMDRFTDTNVFPFTVFPSGSYIRPVPDNSSFWAGVADNTGRPFKLDDDPRAEIDFYNYNIKPIFDLYFPATRSSKVTTMWAGHYAYNTIDYTPYVFRNMNLIIVSGTSGSGIMKGDSIGRSVAAIYMHDKYVDLSEGRIDINDLSPLRTPQREEIVL; from the coding sequence ATGTATGATGCCATTATTGTTGGTGCTGGCATAACAGGTTTAAGTTCTGCATACCATATAAAAATGCGCAATCCGGATGCAAGGATCCTTGTTATCGACAGATACGGAACCTTTTCCCAGGGAAACACGGGTAGAAGTGCTGCTGGCTTTAGGGATTTCTTTTCATCAAGATTGAATTACATTTTATCAGCCTCATCGATTTCCTTTTATAAACATGTACAGGAGGATCTTAAATACGATCTTGGCATGATATTTAATGGATATCTGTTTTTACTCGATAAGGAATATGATAAGAATGATCTTTTAAAATATAAACATGCAAGGATCATAGAAGATGATATAAGCGATATCTTTAACATGAAGAACGATAACGATCTAATGAATGTTGCAAGCATAAAGACGGCAATATTGTCTGAAAATGCAGGTATAATAGAGCCTGATAAATTATCATCGTTTTATTATAAAAAACTCCTTGAAATGAACGTTGACTTTATGTTCAGGACCGAGGTAAAAAGGTTAATATTATCACCAAGAAGGCCTCTAGATTATGCAGGAGAACCGTTTATATGGCAGGATAAATACATATCAGGTATCGAAACAGACCATGGAATAATAAACGGAGATACCATAATATTATGCTCTGATGTCTGGACGCCTTTAATAACGGACCCGCTTGGCATAGATTCATACATTAAACCTAAGAAGAGGCAGGTATTTCAGATTTCAGGCCCTGAAATAGAAAAGATCATAAGAATGGACAGGTTCACGGATACAAACGTTTTCCCGTTCACAGTCTTTCCGTCAGGTTCTTACATAAGGCCGGTACCGGACAATTCATCCTTCTGGGCCGGTGTTGCAGATAATACCGGAAGACCGTTCAAGCTTGATGATGATCCAAGGGCCGAGATAGACTTTTATAATTATAATATAAAGCCAATATTCGATCTATACTTCCCGGCTACAAGAAGCTCAAAGGTTACAACCATGTGGGCAGGCCACTATGCATACAATACAATAGATTACACACCTTACGTTTTTAGGAACATGAATTTAATTATTGTTTCTGGAACCTCCGGCAGTGGCATAATGAAGGGTGATTCAATAGGAAGGTCTGTTGCGGCAATTTACATGCATGATAAATACGTTGACCTCTCCGAGGGCAGAATCGATATAAATGATTTATCGCCATTGAGAACGCCACAGAGGGAGGAAATTGTGCTTTAA
- the guaB gene encoding IMP dehydrogenase: MFKEKFEKIIEGYTFDDVLLLPLKSGVEPRDADVSSMFSRHIKIKVPIVSSPMDTVTESEMAIAMARYGALGVLHRNISINEQLEMVKRVKKEETIIIRDVITVDENTPVNVARTIMMTRNIAGLPVVTAGKLSGILTKRDLEFSDNKGLVKDIMTKDVIYADEDISIDEAKYILYKNRIEKLPLVDKKGRLTGLITAKDIKTRERFPDASRDNDGKLMVGAAVGPFDINRVLALQDAGVDFIVIDTAHAHNMNVVNSIREMRKKINIDIIAGNIATGDAANDLIDAGVDGLRVGIGPGSICTTRIVAGIGVPQLTAISNVADVAEKNDIPVIADGGIRYSGDIVKALAAGASTVMLGSLLAGTDESPGMEMIINGRKYKSYRGMGSIGAIKAGKSDRYGKLENNSFIAEGVEGAVPYRGRVSEILFQLVGGIKTGMGYVGAANIRELHEKSIFIRISENGLRESHPHDIRIISEPPNYQNYQ; this comes from the coding sequence ATGTTTAAGGAAAAGTTTGAAAAGATAATTGAAGGATATACATTTGATGATGTGCTGCTTTTACCATTAAAGTCAGGTGTTGAGCCAAGGGATGCAGATGTATCAAGCATGTTCTCAAGGCATATAAAAATCAAGGTTCCAATAGTAAGCTCACCAATGGATACGGTTACAGAAAGCGAGATGGCAATAGCCATGGCAAGATACGGTGCACTTGGTGTTCTTCACAGAAATATATCAATAAACGAGCAGCTTGAAATGGTAAAGCGGGTCAAAAAGGAGGAGACAATAATAATAAGAGATGTTATAACAGTTGATGAGAATACACCGGTAAATGTTGCAAGAACCATAATGATGACAAGGAATATAGCCGGACTTCCAGTTGTAACAGCCGGAAAATTGTCAGGAATTCTTACAAAACGCGATCTTGAGTTCTCTGACAACAAGGGCCTTGTAAAGGACATAATGACAAAGGACGTTATCTATGCCGATGAGGATATCTCAATAGATGAGGCAAAATATATATTATACAAAAACAGAATAGAAAAGCTGCCCCTTGTTGATAAAAAGGGAAGATTAACAGGTTTAATAACTGCCAAGGACATAAAAACAAGGGAGAGATTCCCGGATGCCTCCAGGGATAATGATGGAAAATTAATGGTTGGCGCGGCAGTTGGTCCATTTGATATAAACAGGGTCCTTGCACTTCAGGATGCCGGTGTTGATTTTATTGTTATTGATACGGCTCATGCCCATAACATGAACGTTGTTAACTCAATTAGGGAGATGAGGAAAAAAATAAATATAGATATAATAGCAGGAAACATAGCAACGGGAGATGCAGCAAATGATTTGATTGATGCCGGTGTTGATGGCCTTAGGGTTGGCATTGGCCCCGGATCAATATGCACAACAAGGATAGTTGCAGGCATCGGTGTACCACAGTTAACTGCAATATCAAATGTGGCCGATGTTGCTGAGAAAAACGATATACCTGTAATAGCCGACGGTGGAATAAGATACTCCGGTGATATTGTTAAGGCACTTGCTGCAGGCGCGTCAACCGTAATGCTTGGTTCCCTGCTTGCCGGAACCGACGAGAGCCCGGGCATGGAAATGATAATAAATGGAAGGAAGTATAAATCATACAGGGGCATGGGGTCAATAGGCGCCATAAAGGCGGGAAAATCTGACAGGTACGGAAAACTTGAAAACAATAGCTTCATAGCCGAGGGTGTTGAGGGAGCCGTCCCATACCGCGGCAGGGTTTCAGAGATACTGTTTCAGCTTGTCGGTGGGATAAAAACAGGCATGGGCTACGTTGGTGCGGCCAATATAAGGGAACTTCATGAAAAATCGATATTCATAAGGATCAGCGAGAACGGCCTTAGGGAGAGCCACCCGCACGATATAAGAATTATATCTGAACCGCCAAATTATCAGAATTACCAGTAA